CAAGCTTGACCTTGAGCGAAGAGCAGGCGTTGGCCACGGTCTTGTAGCTGATGCTCAGCCCCTCCGCGATTTCGGCGTAGGAGCGGCCGGCTGCCAGAAGGCCCAGGATCTCGAGTTCGCGGTCGGTCAACCTGTCGCGGTCGGGACTGTCGGACGGTCGGTTCAGGAAGGCCACGCGCGCCGCTATGTCCGGGGGCAGATAGGGCTTTCCCTGCCGCACCGTATCGAAGGCCTCGCCGATCGTATCCGGGCTGGCGTCTTTCTGCACATAGCCCGTCGCGCCCAGGGCGAGCGCGCGCCGGACGATGACGGGATCGTCATGCATGGAAAAGATCAGGATGGGCGTGCGCCCGTCGCGCGAGCGGAAGCGTTTGATGAAGGCGAACCCGCCGAACATGTTGGGCCCGAAGGAGAGATCGAGCAGGATCACATCCGGGTTCAGCCGTCGATAGGCGCGAAACCCCTCCAGCGGCGACGACGCGCCGAACACTTCGCTGGCGCCGTAATCGGAGATGGTCTGCCGGCACCCCTGGAAAACGACGGGATGATCGTCGATGACGAGTGCCCGCGTCATGGCCGTGCACCCTTGGCGCCGCTGGTGCCGCCCGCGCGCACGGGAATGGCGATCCGGCAGATCGTCCGTCCTCCTGCTACGGCCGGCGCCGTCGCGAAGCCGCCCAGGGCTTCCACCCGTTCCGCAATTCCGATCAATCCGTACCCCTCCCTGTTCGATGCGATGGGCATCGTCCCGTCATTGGCGACGGTCGCTTCCAGCACCGCGTCGCAGGACGCGTCGCCCGGCCGCAATGCGATCGCCACGTCCACCTGCCTGGCCTTGCCGTGCTTGAGCGCGTTGAGAATGCTTTCCTGCACGAAGCGATAGACGGTCAGGTCCACCACCTCGCCAAAGGTGGCGTCTGCCGTTTCCGTCCGGCACACGAATTGCGTAGCGGGCGAGGACCGGCGAAACGAGTCCACCGCGCCCTCCACCGTGTCGCGCAGGGGCACGCCGCCCACCGACATCGGCCGCAGTCCCGCCAGAAGCCGACGTGTGGCCGATTGCAGGGTCGCGACCTCCTCGTCCAGCATGTGCAGCGGCGTCTCCAGCCCATCGCCGCCATCGGCGCGGGCGGCCTTGCGCTTCAGCATGGCAACGGCGGACCGCAGGCTGAAAAGGTGCGGGCCCAGTTCGTCATGGAGATCGTTGGCCAGGGCCCGTCGCTCGGCCTCGTGGGCGTCCAGGAGGCGGCGGGCCAGGTTGCGGTTGAGGCGCTTTTCTTCCGACAGGTGGCTCGCGAGATCGTTGAAGCCCCCCGTGACCTGGCCGAACTCGGCAAAGTCGGCGTCCTCCAGCCGCGTGTCCAGGGCCCCTTCGCGCAAGCGGTCCAGCGCGTGCTCGATGCGCCGCAGCCGCGCAAAGACAAGGTTGACCAGCAGCATCGACAGAAGCGACAGGATGGCGCCATAGAGGATGGTGACGGGCAGGATGAAGCTGAAATCCTGCCAGACCTCCGCTATCTCGTCCGCATCGTTTGCCGCCAGCGTCAAGGTGGCCGTCGATCCATCGTCCAGCGTCAGGGTGAACAAGCTGTCGATCGGCTCGATCTCGATCAGCGCGGCGAACCAGCCCGGCGCCTCTTCTTCATCGTCGCCGGCGGCGGCGGCGGCGTCGTCCGGCCCCGCAAGCGGATGCGACAGCGCGGCGCTGACATGGCGCATCTCGCCCAGTTCGCCCACCAGCCGGCGGTACGCCTCCAGCGTCCCGGCCGGGCCGATGGAGGCGATGCGCGCCTCGGCGAAGCGTTCCGCGATGGCGAAAGAAGCAGAGACCTCGGCGCGTGTCGCAAGCCGCGCGTTGACGACCATGCCGAAGGCGAGCAGCAGCCAGAGCGCGGCGCTCAACCCCACGACGCCCAGCATGATGCGGCTGCGCAACTGCGGCAGCCGCCGCACGGCGGCGTGCGTTGCGGAGGATATCGTGGGCGACAGGCTCAGCCCGCCTCCTTCGCGGACGGTCATTGTGCCACCCCGCCGGGGCCGGTGCGCCGCAGCTTCGCGACGGCCGCGCGATGGCCGAGGCCCTGACGCCTCAGGTTCAGGTAATGATGGAGGATGGTCGCGAAGGACAGGTCTCCGTCCGCGGGCGCCAGTGTCAGGAAATCGCTCAGCAGCTTGTCCATCCCATGCGCCTCGCCCATCTCCTGCAAGGTGTCCTGCGCCTGAACGAGGCGATTGGCAATCATGCGCGGAGATTCGGAGAAGCGGCCTGCCGCATGGGCCAGCAGCGCGTCGTAATCGCGGACGCGTGCGTCCTGCGGGCCGGCCTCGCGGCCGGTTTCCAGCACGGCAAGCCACTCGCCGGCGGGCCGGTCGGCGCCATAGGCCTGCCAATGGGCCTGAGCCTGCCGCTGCACAGGAGCCGTTTCCGCCACCGGTGGCTCGTCACAGGCGGCGAGCCCGCCCGAAATCAGTGCCAGCATGGCGCAGGAGACGCCATGGCTCATCCGCACACTCCAAACCTGGGCGCCCACCCGTCACAACAATTCGCAAGGACAAGCTTAAGCGCTGCATGCAAGGCGGGTAAAGCCTTCCCGCCGGATGGGACCGCCTTCCCGCTGCGATCGGGAATATTTCCCGATGACTTCATCCATCCGTATCGGGAAGTACTTCCCGGCCCGTCTGCGCAAATAGCCTAGAGACGTTCCCGGGTGCCTGTGTAACTCTTCTTTCCAACAGCACGTCCCCCGGAGTATCTAGGCATCCGTCTCGACACTTAAATCCTCCGGAAAGGGCGGCACTTGGGTAAATCCCAAGGAACGACTTGGTGGGCCTTGGCAACACGAAGTTGATGGGGAGGCACAATGAACAGACTCTGGGCTTCGGCGTCAGGCGCCGCGCTTTCATGCGCATTGATACTGGGGGCTCAGGGCGGCGCGCAGGCCAACGACGCGTTGGTCGAGCTTGCGAAGAGCCCTGAAAACTGGGTGATGACCGGGCGCGACTACAACGCGCAGAATTTCTCCCCCAGCACGCAGATCACCAAGGAGAATGTCGGCAAGCTGCGGCCCGCCTGGTCGTTCTCCACCGGCGTGCTGCACGGCCACGAGGGAACGCCGCTCGTGGTGGACGGCAAGATGTTCGTGCACACCCCCTTCCCCAACACGACGTTTGCGCTCGACCTCGACGAGCCGGGCAGGATCCTGTGGCAGAACAAGCCGCGCCAGGACCCTACGGCCCGCGCCGTGGCCTGCTGCGACGTGGTCAACCGCGGCCTCGCCTACTGGCCGGGCGACGATGAGGTGGACCCGCTGATCTTCCGAACCCAGCTCGACGGGCGCATCGTGGCGCTGGACGCGGAAACGGGCCAGACGCGGTGGGAAATGGAAAATTCCGACATTCGCGTCGGCTCAACCCTCACCATCGCGCCCTACGTCATCAAGGATACGGTCCTGGTCGGATCGTCCGGCGCGGAGTTGGGCGTGCGGGGCTATGTCACGAGCTACGACGTGAAGACGGGCGAACAGCTCTGGCGCGCCTATGCCACCGGTCCGGACGAGGAAGTGCTGTTGGCGGCCGACTTCAACGATGCCAATCCGCATTACGGCCAGACGGGCCTCGGCACCCGCACCTGGGAGGGAGACGCCTGGAAGATCGGCGGCGGCACCAACTGGGGTTGGTATGCCTACGATCCGGAGGAGGACCTGTTCTATTACGGCTCCGGCAACCCCGCGCCGTGGAACGAGACGATGCGGCCTGGTGACAACAAGTGGACCATGGCGATCTGGGGCCGCGACGCCGACACCGGCGAGGCGCGCTTCGCCTACCAGAAGACGCCGCATGACGAATGGGACTATGCCGGCGTCAACGTGATGATGCTGTCGGAACAGGAAGACAAGGAAGGCCGGACGCGCAAGCTTCTGACCCACCCGGACCGGAACGGCATCGTCTATACGCTGGACCGCACCAATGGCGACCTGATCTCGGCCGACAAGATCGACGATACGGTCAACTGGGTGACGCAGGTCGACCTGGAGACCGGCATTCCGCAGCGCGACCCCGAGTTCGGCACCCGCATGGACCACCAGGCCCGCGATATCTGCCCCTCGGCGATGGGCTATCACAATCAGGGTCACGATTCCTACGATCCGGAGCGCAAGCTCTTCTACATGGGCATCAACCACATCTGCATGGACTGGGAACCGTTCATGCTGCCCTACAGAGCCGGCCAGTTCTTCGTCGGGGCGACGCTGACCATGTATCCGGGGCCCAAGGGCGACCGCCAGAACGGTCTCGGGCTCGGGCAGGTAAAGGCCTATGACGCCATCACCGGCGACTTCAAATGGGAGGTCATGGAGCGCTTCGCCGCCTGGGGCGGGACGCTGGCGACGGCCGGCGGCGTCATGTTCTACGGCACGCTGGATGGCTTCATCAAGGCGCGCGATTCCGACACGGGCGACCTCCTGTGGAAGTTCAAGATGCCCTCCGGCGCCATTGGCCATCCGATGACCTACGAGCATGACGGCGTCCAGTATGTCGCCATCTACTACGGTGTCGGCGGCTGGCCGGGTGTCGGCCTCGTCTTCGACCTGAACGACCCGACGGCCGGCCTTGGCTCGGTCGGCGCCTTCCGCCAGTTGCAGAACTACACGCAGATGGGCGGCGGCGTGATGGTCTTCTCGCTGGATGGCGAAGGTCCGTACAGCGACCTCGAGAAGGGCGAGTACCAGCCCCGCGTCAACGAGCCGCCCGCCCCCGTGGGCCGGGACGCCTCGCTGCAGGGCGGCGCTTCCGGACAGACGGTCAACTGAACAGGCCTGGCGCGGAATGCCGGCAGGCCGGCATTCCGCCCACCGATGGAAGGATGAGAGCCATGGTCGCAAAACTTCTCCTGACGGCAGCCGCTCTGGCCCTGACCGCCGCAGCCGGCCCGGCCGGCGCCGAGTCCGTCGGCGTCATACCCCAGGTGCACGAGCCGACGGCCGAAGAGAGGGGCCCCAGCCCGACCTCGATGAGCGACAGGCTGATGGTATGCGCCTCCGCCAAGGACGCTCCCTACTCCACCGCGGCGAAGGACGGTTTCGAGAACCGGATCGCCGAGGCGCTGGCGCAGGCCATGGACCGCGATGTCGAGTTCGTCTTTTCGCAGCGCGCGTCGATCTACAATGTCCGCGACCTGCTGGAACCGAAGGCGTGCGACGTGGTCTTCGGCATCGATCCGGGAGATCCGCGGGTCGAGACTTCGGAGCCCTATTTCCGCACGGCCTATGCCTTCGTCAGCCGGGCGGATTCCGGTTTCGACGGCCACCGCTGGCAGGATGCCGGCCGCGACGGGCTGAAGCGCTTCGCGACGCGCATCCACTCTCCGGCCCAGACCATGCTGAAATATGCCGGCAAGTACGAGGACAACCTCGCCTATCTCTACGGGCTGGTGAACTTCAAGTCCAACCGCAACGCCTTCACCGAGGTCGCCGCCGACAGGCTGGCGAGCGAGGTGCGCAACGGCGAGGCCGACCTCGCCATCGCCTTCGCACCCGATGTCGCCCGTTACGTCGCGGCATCGAACGGAGAGCTGAGGCTGACCCTGATCGAGAACAGCCTGGAGCGACAGGACGGCGTGACCATCCCCCTGCAGTACGGCCAGACCGTCGGGGTGCGAAAGGGCGACGATGCGCTCCTGAAAGAGATCAACGAGGGCCTCGCCAAGGCGCAGGACCGGATCCGCACGATCCTCGAGGAGGAAGGCATACCGCTGCTGCCGCTGTCCAGCTAAGGGCGGCCGCTGTCCTTGTGAAGTTGCCGGAGCCGCCCTTGTTGAGGCTCCGGTTCCCGGTGGGCAATTTCGGGTTCACAGGAACGACAGGCTCATGACGCTCAAGACGATCTTTCTTGCCGGCGGGGCCGCACTGGCCTTCACCTTCGCGGCGGCGGCACAGATGCAGTTCAGCCATACGGTCGAGGGTACGCCGCTCGACCTCTCCTTCGCCCCCGAGGACGGGCGCGACACGGAGGCCGTGAAAGCCTTCCTGCAAACCGGTGTCAACCAGTACAACG
This genomic window from Aureimonas sp. OT7 contains:
- a CDS encoding response regulator transcription factor; translated protein: MTRALVIDDHPVVFQGCRQTISDYGASEVFGASSPLEGFRAYRRLNPDVILLDLSFGPNMFGGFAFIKRFRSRDGRTPILIFSMHDDPVIVRRALALGATGYVQKDASPDTIGEAFDTVRQGKPYLPPDIAARVAFLNRPSDSPDRDRLTDRELEILGLLAAGRSYAEIAEGLSISYKTVANACSSLKVKLAAKTLPDLVAKAVRITGSAGAAGAPYAPRHDPEGLRHG
- a CDS encoding histidine kinase: MTVREGGGLSLSPTISSATHAAVRRLPQLRSRIMLGVVGLSAALWLLLAFGMVVNARLATRAEVSASFAIAERFAEARIASIGPAGTLEAYRRLVGELGEMRHVSAALSHPLAGPDDAAAAAGDDEEEAPGWFAALIEIEPIDSLFTLTLDDGSTATLTLAANDADEIAEVWQDFSFILPVTILYGAILSLLSMLLVNLVFARLRRIEHALDRLREGALDTRLEDADFAEFGQVTGGFNDLASHLSEEKRLNRNLARRLLDAHEAERRALANDLHDELGPHLFSLRSAVAMLKRKAARADGGDGLETPLHMLDEEVATLQSATRRLLAGLRPMSVGGVPLRDTVEGAVDSFRRSSPATQFVCRTETADATFGEVVDLTVYRFVQESILNALKHGKARQVDVAIALRPGDASCDAVLEATVANDGTMPIASNREGYGLIGIAERVEALGGFATAPAVAGGRTICRIAIPVRAGGTSGAKGARP
- a CDS encoding methanol/ethanol family PQQ-dependent dehydrogenase — encoded protein: MNRLWASASGAALSCALILGAQGGAQANDALVELAKSPENWVMTGRDYNAQNFSPSTQITKENVGKLRPAWSFSTGVLHGHEGTPLVVDGKMFVHTPFPNTTFALDLDEPGRILWQNKPRQDPTARAVACCDVVNRGLAYWPGDDEVDPLIFRTQLDGRIVALDAETGQTRWEMENSDIRVGSTLTIAPYVIKDTVLVGSSGAELGVRGYVTSYDVKTGEQLWRAYATGPDEEVLLAADFNDANPHYGQTGLGTRTWEGDAWKIGGGTNWGWYAYDPEEDLFYYGSGNPAPWNETMRPGDNKWTMAIWGRDADTGEARFAYQKTPHDEWDYAGVNVMMLSEQEDKEGRTRKLLTHPDRNGIVYTLDRTNGDLISADKIDDTVNWVTQVDLETGIPQRDPEFGTRMDHQARDICPSAMGYHNQGHDSYDPERKLFYMGINHICMDWEPFMLPYRAGQFFVGATLTMYPGPKGDRQNGLGLGQVKAYDAITGDFKWEVMERFAAWGGTLATAGGVMFYGTLDGFIKARDSDTGDLLWKFKMPSGAIGHPMTYEHDGVQYVAIYYGVGGWPGVGLVFDLNDPTAGLGSVGAFRQLQNYTQMGGGVMVFSLDGEGPYSDLEKGEYQPRVNEPPAPVGRDASLQGGASGQTVN
- the moxJ gene encoding methanol oxidation system protein MoxJ, whose translation is MVAKLLLTAAALALTAAAGPAGAESVGVIPQVHEPTAEERGPSPTSMSDRLMVCASAKDAPYSTAAKDGFENRIAEALAQAMDRDVEFVFSQRASIYNVRDLLEPKACDVVFGIDPGDPRVETSEPYFRTAYAFVSRADSGFDGHRWQDAGRDGLKRFATRIHSPAQTMLKYAGKYEDNLAYLYGLVNFKSNRNAFTEVAADRLASEVRNGEADLAIAFAPDVARYVAASNGELRLTLIENSLERQDGVTIPLQYGQTVGVRKGDDALLKEINEGLAKAQDRIRTILEEEGIPLLPLSS